One segment of Pandoraea pnomenusa DNA contains the following:
- a CDS encoding NAD(P)/FAD-dependent oxidoreductase yields the protein MDKVDCVVIGAGVVGLAVAREMAMAGREVVILEAERAIGTGTSSRNSEVIHGGIYYPPGSRKATLCVEGKHRLYEFCASHGVEHRRCGKLIVATTDHQVDELEAIAANARASGVDDLQWLTADEVSRREPALRTFGALLSPSTGIVDSHGLMLALQGDAENAGAMLAFDARVVGARVGGIHGIELDVETGGMRSTLLANTVINSAGLCAVDIARTFDGLAPEHIPLRYFAKGSYFSCAQRAPFTHLIYPVPEPGGLGVHLTLDLAGQARFGPNVEWVSEIDYTVDPSDGDGFYAAVRRYWPGLADNTLQPGYAGIRPKISGPGEPAADFRIDGPEVHGVAGLVNLFGIESPGLTASLAIAEAVRALL from the coding sequence ATGGACAAGGTCGATTGCGTCGTGATCGGCGCGGGCGTGGTGGGATTGGCCGTCGCGCGGGAAATGGCGATGGCGGGTCGTGAGGTGGTCATTCTCGAGGCCGAGCGAGCGATCGGTACCGGCACGAGCTCGCGCAACAGCGAAGTGATCCATGGCGGCATCTACTACCCGCCTGGCTCGCGCAAGGCAACGCTGTGCGTCGAGGGGAAGCATCGGCTCTACGAATTCTGCGCGTCGCACGGCGTGGAGCATCGTCGCTGCGGCAAGCTGATCGTGGCGACCACCGATCACCAGGTGGACGAGCTCGAAGCGATTGCGGCGAACGCACGGGCCAGCGGCGTCGACGACCTTCAGTGGCTCACGGCCGACGAGGTGTCGCGCCGAGAGCCCGCATTGCGCACGTTCGGGGCGTTGTTGTCGCCTTCCACGGGCATTGTGGACAGTCACGGTCTCATGCTCGCCTTGCAGGGCGACGCGGAAAATGCCGGCGCCATGCTCGCGTTCGACGCGCGTGTGGTCGGCGCGCGCGTGGGCGGCATCCATGGCATCGAGCTGGACGTCGAGACCGGCGGCATGCGCTCGACGCTGCTCGCCAATACGGTCATCAACAGCGCCGGGCTGTGCGCGGTCGACATTGCGCGCACGTTCGACGGACTGGCACCCGAACACATCCCGCTGCGCTACTTCGCCAAGGGCAGCTATTTCTCGTGCGCGCAGCGTGCTCCGTTCACGCACCTGATCTATCCGGTTCCGGAGCCCGGAGGCCTGGGGGTGCATCTCACGCTGGACCTCGCCGGACAAGCGCGTTTCGGCCCCAATGTGGAGTGGGTGAGCGAGATCGACTACACGGTCGATCCGTCGGATGGCGATGGATTCTACGCGGCAGTGCGCCGCTATTGGCCGGGGCTGGCAGACAATACGCTGCAGCCGGGCTACGCGGGCATCCGACCGAAGATCAGCGGACCGGGGGAGCCGGCTGCGGACTTCCGTATCGATGGGCCCGAAGTGCACGGTGTGGCCGGGCTCGTCAACCTGTTCGGCATCGAATCCCCGGGATTGACGGCATCGCTTGCGATCGCCGAGGCGGTGCGCGCGTTACTCTGA
- a CDS encoding transposase: MFTELSDVEWHALRDLICDRPVRTERRGRPQVEQRTLTNAVLWVLFTGESWSKLPMQYPSVPTCRRKLNEWRESGMLDTILKRLQQSGRDISACAGQISKPARSTPCGDTDRLRGVFWTNPASWKPPVAVR, encoded by the coding sequence ATGTTTACTGAACTGAGCGACGTTGAATGGCACGCCCTGCGTGATCTGATTTGCGACCGACCGGTCCGTACGGAACGACGCGGGCGCCCTCAAGTCGAGCAGCGCACGCTGACCAATGCTGTCTTGTGGGTGCTGTTCACTGGCGAGAGCTGGTCCAAACTGCCCATGCAGTATCCTTCCGTTCCGACTTGCCGCCGCAAGCTGAACGAATGGCGCGAGTCGGGCATGCTCGATACGATTCTGAAACGCCTGCAACAATCGGGGCGCGACATCAGCGCCTGCGCGGGTCAAATCAGCAAGCCGGCGCGCAGCACGCCGTGTGGCGACACCGATCGCCTGCGCGGTGTGTTCTGGACGAACCCGGCGTCCTGGAAACCCCCGGTCGCCGTGCGCTGA
- a CDS encoding SDR family NAD(P)-dependent oxidoreductase, with protein MQIKDRVFLVTGASSGLGAATARMFVDAGARVVLGDINAEAGAKQADALGKAARFVATDITREDDVQRLVDTATSAFGQLNGVVNCAGLVTGERILGKQGPHRLDSFARIVNVNLIGTFNVLRIAAAAMAEGEADTEGERGVVVNTASVAAFDGQIGQAAYAASKGGVAALTLPAARELARVGVRVVTIAPGIFETPMMAGMTPEVQAALGASVPFPPRLGRPSEYAALVRHIVENTMLNGEVIRLDGALRMAPK; from the coding sequence ATGCAAATCAAGGATCGTGTTTTTCTTGTCACCGGCGCATCGTCAGGTCTGGGTGCGGCCACCGCCCGCATGTTCGTCGACGCAGGCGCCAGGGTGGTGCTCGGTGACATCAACGCCGAGGCGGGCGCGAAGCAGGCCGACGCGTTGGGCAAAGCCGCCCGCTTCGTTGCGACCGACATTACCCGGGAAGACGACGTGCAGCGTCTCGTCGACACGGCGACGTCAGCCTTCGGGCAACTGAACGGCGTGGTGAACTGCGCGGGCCTCGTGACCGGCGAGCGCATCCTGGGCAAGCAGGGTCCGCACCGGCTCGACAGCTTCGCGCGCATCGTCAACGTCAATCTGATCGGCACATTCAACGTACTGCGCATCGCCGCCGCCGCCATGGCGGAAGGCGAGGCGGATACCGAAGGCGAGCGCGGGGTGGTGGTCAACACAGCGTCGGTGGCGGCGTTCGACGGGCAGATCGGTCAGGCGGCGTATGCGGCGTCGAAGGGCGGCGTGGCTGCGCTCACGCTTCCCGCGGCGCGCGAGCTTGCGCGCGTGGGCGTGCGCGTGGTGACGATCGCACCGGGGATTTTCGAGACGCCCATGATGGCCGGCATGACGCCGGAAGTGCAGGCAGCGCTGGGCGCCTCGGTGCCCTTCCCTCCCCGGTTGGGCCGTCCGTCGGAGTATGCGGCACTGGTGCGCCATATCGTCGAGAACACCATGCTCAACGGAGAAGTGATCCGCCTTGACGGCGCTCTGCGCATGGCGCCGAAATGA
- a CDS encoding MFS transporter: MSVSPTPSSSQRPSRVRYWMLFLVFVGTVINYVDRANLSVAAPMLKQEFGLGPVELGFIFSAYAWTYVIANIPGGWVIDRFGTRAIYGIAILSWSVLTFLQGFTSRFVTLFGMRLGVGVAEAPTFPVNNRVVSIWFAQRERGVATSIYLVGQYIGMAALTPLLFWIAHTWGWREIFYATGLMGIVWAGVWFAGYRDPDKCAWVNAAELAHIRSGGALVESRSEARAAPQKFPWRKLLVLFRNRQIIAICVGKFASLSSLYFFLTWFPTYLITERHMTVLKAGGMTSVPFVAASIGVVCGGLLSDWLLRRGVAVGTARKTPIVTGLLLVPTMSLTVLTDANWLVIAIMSFAFFAQGVASASWSLVADIAPKGMVGITGGAVNFAGNLSGIVTPIAIGFIVKATGSFGWALGLISLFAIAGVLCYLLLLGEVKRIELDDDAQDNPAQAKARTA, encoded by the coding sequence ATGTCAGTTTCTCCGACCCCGTCATCCTCGCAGCGCCCGTCGCGCGTGCGCTACTGGATGCTCTTTCTGGTCTTCGTCGGCACGGTCATCAACTATGTCGACCGGGCCAATCTTTCCGTGGCCGCACCCATGCTCAAACAGGAGTTCGGTCTCGGCCCCGTGGAGCTCGGCTTCATTTTTTCGGCGTACGCGTGGACCTATGTGATCGCCAACATTCCCGGCGGCTGGGTCATCGATCGGTTCGGCACGCGCGCCATTTACGGGATCGCCATCCTGAGCTGGTCGGTGTTGACGTTCCTGCAGGGATTCACGTCACGCTTCGTCACGCTGTTCGGCATGCGCCTTGGCGTGGGCGTAGCCGAAGCGCCGACGTTCCCGGTGAACAACCGCGTGGTGTCGATCTGGTTTGCGCAACGCGAGCGAGGCGTGGCGACGAGCATTTACCTTGTCGGCCAGTACATCGGCATGGCGGCGCTCACCCCGCTGTTGTTCTGGATCGCGCATACGTGGGGCTGGCGTGAGATCTTCTACGCCACCGGATTGATGGGCATCGTCTGGGCCGGTGTCTGGTTCGCGGGCTACCGGGATCCGGACAAGTGCGCCTGGGTGAATGCCGCCGAACTCGCGCATATCCGCAGCGGCGGCGCGCTCGTCGAATCACGCTCCGAAGCTCGCGCGGCGCCGCAGAAATTCCCGTGGCGCAAGCTGCTGGTGTTGTTCCGCAACCGCCAGATCATTGCGATCTGCGTGGGCAAATTCGCGTCGCTGTCGTCGCTGTATTTCTTCCTGACCTGGTTCCCGACCTACCTGATCACGGAACGTCACATGACGGTGCTCAAGGCCGGCGGCATGACCTCGGTGCCGTTCGTCGCCGCGTCGATCGGCGTGGTCTGCGGCGGCCTGCTCTCGGACTGGTTGCTACGGCGCGGCGTTGCCGTGGGGACCGCGCGCAAGACGCCGATCGTCACCGGCTTGCTGCTGGTGCCAACGATGTCGCTCACCGTCCTCACGGACGCCAACTGGCTCGTCATCGCCATCATGTCGTTCGCGTTCTTCGCGCAAGGCGTGGCTTCGGCATCGTGGTCGCTCGTTGCCGACATCGCGCCGAAGGGCATGGTCGGAATCACGGGCGGGGCCGTGAACTTCGCGGGTAATCTCTCGGGCATCGTCACGCCGATCGCCATTGGGTTCATCGTCAAGGCCACCGGATCGTTCGGTTGGGCCCTGGGCCTCATCAGCCTGTTCGCGATTGCGGGCGTGCTTTGCTATTTGCTTCTGCTCGGCGAAGTCAAGCGCATCGAACTCGATGACGACGCGCAGGACAACCCGGCGCAAGCCAAGGCACGTACCGCCTGA
- a CDS encoding AraC family transcriptional regulator, which yields MEKGSISIHFVINALAHVERLGGDSAALLRAADIAPSLLNHPQGRVSADRYAHLWRLISLALDDEFFGQDSRRMKVGSFAMLCYSVVACHTLEQALQRACRFMGLLLDDLEMQLVQDGDLARLEVHERPDMQAPRIFGHETLLILFYALTCWLIARRVPLSTAYFAYPETVYSDEYRTMYSPRLVFNAPHTAIEFDATCLALPVVQNEVSVKDFLRAAPGNIILKYKNTKGMVARVRRRLKAMPTDSWPAFDALAGEFHTTASTLRRRLEEEGQSYQSIKDQLRRDLAIHALCHTSKPMMEIALSLGFADPSAFFRAFRKWTGARPGDYRRQAVEA from the coding sequence ATGGAAAAAGGCAGCATCTCGATACACTTCGTTATCAACGCATTGGCGCACGTCGAGCGACTCGGCGGCGATTCGGCGGCATTGCTGCGAGCCGCCGACATCGCCCCGTCGTTGCTCAACCATCCGCAGGGCCGCGTGTCGGCTGACCGCTATGCGCATTTGTGGCGACTGATCAGCCTCGCACTCGACGACGAATTCTTCGGGCAGGATTCGCGGCGCATGAAGGTCGGCAGTTTCGCGATGCTGTGTTACAGCGTTGTCGCCTGTCATACGCTGGAGCAGGCGTTGCAGCGTGCGTGCCGCTTCATGGGTCTGCTGCTCGACGACCTCGAAATGCAACTCGTGCAGGACGGCGATCTGGCGCGGCTCGAAGTGCATGAGCGACCGGATATGCAGGCGCCGAGGATCTTCGGTCATGAAACCCTGCTGATTCTGTTCTACGCCCTGACTTGCTGGCTGATCGCCCGCCGTGTGCCGTTGAGCACCGCCTATTTCGCCTATCCCGAGACGGTCTACAGCGACGAATACCGAACGATGTACTCGCCGCGGCTGGTCTTCAACGCGCCGCACACGGCCATCGAATTCGACGCGACGTGCCTCGCGTTGCCGGTGGTGCAGAACGAGGTCTCCGTGAAGGACTTTCTGCGCGCCGCGCCGGGCAACATCATCCTCAAGTACAAAAACACGAAGGGAATGGTGGCTCGCGTGCGCCGACGCCTGAAGGCGATGCCGACAGACAGCTGGCCGGCATTCGACGCGTTGGCTGGCGAATTCCACACCACGGCCTCGACGTTGCGACGTCGGCTGGAAGAGGAAGGCCAGTCGTATCAGTCGATCAAGGACCAATTGCGACGCGATCTCGCGATCCATGCGCTGTGTCACACGTCCAAGCCGATGATGGAGATCGCCCTGTCGTTGGGTTTCGCCGATCCGAGCGCGTTTTTTCGCGCCTTTCGGAAGTGGACGGGGGCCCGTCCGGGCGATTACCGGCGGCAGGCCGTAGAGGCCTGA
- a CDS encoding IclR family transcriptional regulator: protein MSNDSDNKYSVPGLERGLRILMTFSAREPVLAGADLARRLDIPRSTVFRLLQTLEAEGFIEKAGDDRHYRLGVAVLRLGFEYLNSLELTDLGTPVIEKLRDVTGFSSHILILDQRDAVFVAKAASRELVFGTVRVGTRLPAHATAVGHILLGDYSLTSLKQLYPERKLEAYTAHTPTTVEALHRVVQEDVARGYSMSQAFFEQNISTIAAPVRNHRGQICAVISVTIPQARVEADLLESGIVEKVVSAADELSHKLNYRGHGAGALSATAK, encoded by the coding sequence ATGAGCAACGACAGCGATAATAAATATTCCGTACCGGGCCTCGAGCGAGGCCTGCGCATTCTGATGACGTTTTCGGCCCGCGAGCCCGTGCTCGCCGGTGCCGATCTCGCGCGGCGTCTGGACATTCCCCGCTCGACGGTTTTCCGGCTGTTGCAGACGCTCGAAGCGGAGGGTTTCATCGAGAAGGCGGGCGACGACCGTCATTATCGGCTCGGGGTGGCCGTGCTCCGGCTGGGTTTCGAGTATCTGAATTCGCTGGAGCTGACGGATCTCGGCACGCCGGTCATCGAGAAGCTGCGCGACGTGACGGGCTTCTCGAGCCATATCCTGATTCTGGACCAGCGCGATGCGGTTTTCGTGGCGAAGGCGGCCAGCCGCGAACTGGTGTTCGGCACGGTGCGCGTGGGCACGCGTTTGCCCGCGCACGCGACGGCTGTCGGGCACATTCTGCTCGGAGACTATTCGCTGACGTCGCTCAAGCAGCTGTACCCGGAGCGCAAGCTCGAGGCCTACACGGCGCATACGCCGACGACGGTCGAAGCGCTCCATCGTGTCGTGCAGGAAGATGTCGCTCGTGGTTACAGCATGAGTCAGGCGTTCTTCGAGCAGAATATTTCGACGATCGCCGCTCCTGTACGCAACCATCGCGGTCAAATCTGCGCGGTGATCAGCGTGACGATTCCCCAGGCCCGCGTGGAAGCGGATCTGTTGGAGAGCGGGATCGTCGAGAAAGTCGTTTCGGCGGCCGACGAACTCTCGCACAAACTCAATTATCGGGGCCACGGCGCAGGCGCCTTGTCCGCAACCGCGAAGTAA
- a CDS encoding porin, producing MKRRNIGIACLLACAGAAHAAGNSLQIYGTVDDGLTYVSNQGGGRLFKTDAGIGQPDRFGLKGREDLGGGLAAVFQLEQGFNTNTGALINSGVLWNRQAWVGLSSDRFGTVSIGHQTDFMQDVSIRYSNGFWQHNLYAYHPGNLDNLANSSQIDNAVKWNSASFHGLTGGLMYGFAGGNALGRTMGAYLKYDNGPLSVAATYVSINKRTFDFSSRLGISSIFGQSGLSTTNVFRSDAVNNTGIGASYRISSRWNVHALYTRSEVRAPGGSGNMFNYDVGTEYRVTEANALTLGYSYSSFNHTHYNQMEAGDLYSFSKRTQLQAQVTYIAAAGNNHAASYPIGASSNHDQVLLRLGMYHSF from the coding sequence GTGAAGAGACGCAATATCGGCATCGCCTGCCTTTTGGCATGCGCTGGCGCGGCACATGCCGCAGGCAATTCGTTGCAGATTTACGGAACGGTCGACGATGGCCTCACGTACGTGAGCAATCAGGGCGGCGGTCGTTTGTTCAAGACGGATGCCGGCATCGGGCAACCGGATCGTTTCGGTCTGAAGGGGCGGGAAGATCTTGGCGGCGGACTGGCGGCCGTGTTCCAGCTGGAGCAGGGCTTCAACACGAATACCGGCGCGCTGATCAACAGCGGTGTGCTTTGGAACCGTCAGGCATGGGTCGGTCTGTCGAGCGACCGTTTCGGGACGGTGTCGATCGGCCATCAAACCGATTTCATGCAGGATGTCTCGATTCGCTATTCGAACGGCTTCTGGCAACACAATCTGTACGCTTATCATCCGGGAAACCTGGACAATCTGGCCAATTCTTCGCAGATCGATAATGCGGTGAAGTGGAACAGCGCGAGCTTCCATGGTTTGACCGGTGGTCTGATGTATGGCTTTGCCGGCGGCAATGCGCTGGGTCGCACGATGGGGGCATACCTGAAGTACGACAACGGACCGCTGTCCGTGGCGGCGACCTACGTGAGCATCAACAAGCGGACGTTCGATTTCTCGTCGCGTCTGGGCATCTCGTCCATCTTCGGCCAGTCAGGGCTGTCGACAACGAATGTCTTCAGGTCGGACGCCGTGAACAATACGGGCATCGGCGCCTCGTACCGCATCTCGTCGCGCTGGAATGTGCACGCGCTCTACACGCGCAGCGAGGTTCGCGCCCCGGGTGGCTCGGGCAATATGTTCAACTACGACGTCGGTACGGAGTATCGCGTGACGGAAGCGAACGCGCTCACGTTGGGCTATTCCTATTCGTCGTTCAACCATACGCACTACAACCAGATGGAAGCGGGTGATCTGTACTCGTTTTCGAAACGTACCCAGTTGCAGGCGCAAGTGACGTATATCGCCGCAGCCGGCAACAACCACGCCGCTTCGTATCCGATCGGTGCATCGAGCAACCACGATCAGGTATTGCTGCGCCTGGGCATGTATCACAGCTTCTAA